The DNA region GCGCTTTACAATCCTCATCTCCCCACACGTCAATAAAGACGCTCGGGATCAATATGAGTTGAGGACCCACAAGCGGCTCATGGACATCGTTGATCCCACTGATAAAACAGTGGATGCCCTGATGAAACTCGATCTGGCGGCCGGCGTTGACGTCCAGATCAAGCTGAGCTGAGGATAGGACCATGACCATAGGTTTGATTGGCCGCAAGGCTGGCATGACCCGGATCTTCACCGAGGAAGGCGCGTCCGTCCCCGTGACGGTCATTGAGGTTCAGCCAAATCGGGTGACACAGGTAAAGACCGCCGCGACCGACGGCTATCGGGCAGTTCAAGTCGCCATTGGCGAACGCCGGGCCTCGCGAGTCACCAAGCCAATGGCGGGCCATTATGCTCGTGCTGGCGTGACTGCGGGAGATACCCTCCGGGAGTTTCGGCTCGCCGATGGCGAGGGCCTTGACCTGGCGGAGGGTGGCGAGATTCTTGTCAGCATATTTGCTCCCGGGCAAAAGGTTGAT from Chromatiaceae bacterium includes:
- the rpsJ gene encoding 30S ribosomal protein S10 → MANQRIRIRLKAFDHRLIDRSAHEIVDTAKRTGAQVLGPIPLPSKKERFTILISPHVNKDARDQYELRTHKRLMDIVDPTDKTVDALMKLDLAAGVDVQIKLS
- the rplC gene encoding 50S ribosomal protein L3, which codes for MTIGLIGRKAGMTRIFTEEGASVPVTVIEVQPNRVTQVKTAATDGYRAVQVAIGERRASRVTKPMAGHYARAGVTAGDTLREFRLADGEGLDLAEGGEILVSIFAPGQKVDVRGVTKGRGFAGGVKRHNFRMQDATHGNSVSHRAPGSIGQCQTPGRVMKGKRMAGHMGDVNRVQQNLEVIRVDVERNLLLVRGPVPGAEGGRLVVLPSVKKSKG